One genomic region from Terasakiella sp. SH-1 encodes:
- a CDS encoding diguanylate cyclase, translating to MFEWIQFTSPNQDLSLAYMGQYDGGLVALSLIIAIGASYAALLISERVSATHSFLQKLFWVFSSGLALGGGVWSMHFIGMLAFSLPCGVEYDPLVTLASMIPGVLASTFAMWFVSHMGSSKKWLLGSGIIVGAGIGAMHYTGMAAMRLDAVLYYSPNIFALSIVTAVILAVAALYAKCAASTYFKGWQSSLVAAPIMGSAIAGMHYTAMEAAFFIPLEPSNQSIAGYSPQLMAIAICVVMALMISLGVVSSLLGRFVEISTALKEQSEELVLAKEKAEKLARIDPLTGLDNRLSFYEKANEIHKLACRHEHPYAVIMLDIDFFKKINDTYGHHNGDKALIALARTLQATARSTDIIGRIGGEEFVIVLPETAYERASTLAERIRQAISEIVLPIEDYEVTFTASLGISYHNNANESFQKAVEQADEALYQAKKQGRNRVEVFRS from the coding sequence TTGTTCGAGTGGATACAATTTACAAGTCCTAATCAGGATCTCTCTTTGGCGTATATGGGGCAGTATGATGGGGGCCTGGTTGCCCTGTCTCTGATCATTGCGATTGGGGCGTCTTATGCTGCCTTGCTGATTTCAGAACGGGTATCTGCGACCCATTCCTTTTTGCAAAAACTGTTTTGGGTGTTTTCGTCTGGTTTGGCCTTGGGGGGCGGGGTCTGGTCGATGCATTTTATCGGCATGCTCGCCTTTAGCCTGCCGTGTGGGGTGGAATATGATCCGCTTGTCACGCTGGCCTCTATGATCCCCGGTGTGTTAGCCAGCACCTTTGCCATGTGGTTTGTTTCCCATATGGGCTCTTCCAAAAAATGGTTGTTGGGATCTGGCATTATTGTGGGTGCCGGGATTGGTGCCATGCATTATACGGGGATGGCGGCCATGCGTTTGGATGCAGTGCTGTATTATTCCCCAAATATTTTTGCCTTGTCGATTGTCACGGCGGTGATCTTGGCTGTCGCGGCCCTTTATGCCAAATGTGCCGCCAGCACATATTTTAAGGGGTGGCAAAGCTCTCTGGTTGCGGCCCCGATTATGGGAAGTGCCATTGCGGGTATGCATTATACAGCAATGGAAGCTGCGTTTTTCATCCCTCTTGAGCCATCCAACCAATCCATTGCAGGCTATTCCCCCCAGCTTATGGCGATTGCAATTTGCGTTGTGATGGCTTTGATGATTTCCTTGGGGGTAGTTTCGTCTTTGTTAGGGCGATTTGTTGAAATCAGTACAGCGTTAAAAGAACAAAGTGAAGAGCTTGTTCTTGCTAAGGAAAAGGCCGAAAAACTGGCACGAATTGACCCTTTAACAGGTTTGGATAACCGTTTGTCTTTTTATGAAAAGGCCAATGAAATCCATAAACTTGCGTGTCGCCATGAACACCCTTATGCGGTGATCATGCTGGATATCGACTTTTTCAAGAAAATCAACGACACCTATGGTCATCATAACGGGGACAAAGCGTTGATTGCTCTCGCGCGAACCTTACAGGCCACAGCGCGTTCCACAGATATTATTGGACGGATCGGTGGGGAAGAATTTGTTATTGTTCTGCCTGAAACGGCTTATGAAAGGGCAAGCACTCTGGCGGAAAGAATACGCCAGGCGATTTCCGAAATCGTTCTTCCGATTGAAGACTATGAGGTGACTTTCACGGCAAGTTTGGGCATCTCTTACCATAACAATGCAAATGAAAGCTTTCAAAAAGCCGTTGAACAAGCCGATGAGGCATTATATCAGGCCAAGAAACAGGGGCGTAACAGGGTTGAGGTTTTTAGGTCGTAA
- a CDS encoding P-II family nitrogen regulator, whose translation MKKIEAIIKPFKLDEVKEALHEVGLQGITVIEAKGFGRQKGHTELYRGAEYVVDFLPKVKIELVVDDAMVEGAVEAIQQAAHTGRIGDGKIFISSVEEAIRIRTGETGGEAV comes from the coding sequence ATGAAAAAGATCGAAGCCATCATCAAACCGTTCAAATTGGACGAAGTAAAAGAAGCCCTGCACGAAGTTGGACTTCAAGGCATCACGGTTATCGAAGCCAAAGGCTTTGGTCGTCAGAAAGGTCATACAGAGCTGTATCGCGGCGCTGAATATGTCGTTGATTTTCTTCCGAAGGTCAAAATCGAACTCGTCGTTGACGATGCTATGGTCGAAGGCGCCGTTGAAGCCATTCAACAGGCTGCCCATACAGGCCGCATCGGTGACGGTAAAATCTTTATTTCCAGTGTAGAAGAAGCCATTCGTATTCGTACCGGGGAAACCGGTGGCGAAGCTGTTTAA
- the glnA gene encoding type I glutamate--ammonia ligase has translation MPLDCKTPADIFKVCKENEIDYIDLRFTDPRGKWQHLTMCADVLSEGDFEDGIMFDGSSIEGWKEINESDMALIPDPTSAIIDPFSAQPCLIVNCDIYEPSTGQPYNRDPRSIAKKALAYMESAGIGDTAYFGAEPEFFVFDDVRFSNEMHDTGFKIDSDEGPWVTGKEFDEGNTGHRPGVKGGYFPVPPVDSAQDLRAEMTTIAKEMGLPMDKHHHEVAPSQHELGMMFGKLIETADNVQTYKYVVHMVAHGFGKTATFMPKPISGDNGSGMHTHQSIWKDGKPLFAGNGYADLSDMCLYYIGGIIKHAKALNAFTNPSTNSYKRLIPGFEAPVLLAYSARNRSASCRIPFSPSPKGKRVEIRFPDATANPYLAFTAMMMAGLDGIQNKIHPGDAMDKNLYDLPAEELAEVPTVAGSLREALESLDADREFLKKGGVMDDDMIDGYLELKWEEVYNFEHAPHPIEFKMYYSS, from the coding sequence ATGCCCTTGGATTGCAAAACTCCTGCAGATATCTTCAAAGTCTGTAAAGAAAACGAAATCGACTATATCGACCTGCGTTTCACTGACCCGCGTGGTAAGTGGCAGCACCTGACAATGTGTGCAGACGTTCTGTCTGAAGGCGATTTTGAAGACGGTATCATGTTCGACGGTTCTTCCATCGAAGGTTGGAAAGAAATCAACGAGTCTGACATGGCGCTGATCCCGGACCCGACCTCTGCTATTATCGATCCGTTTTCTGCACAGCCGTGCCTGATCGTAAACTGTGACATTTACGAGCCGTCTACAGGTCAGCCGTACAACCGTGACCCGCGTTCCATCGCGAAAAAAGCTCTGGCTTACATGGAATCTGCTGGTATTGGTGATACAGCATACTTCGGTGCAGAGCCGGAATTCTTCGTATTTGACGACGTTCGTTTCTCCAACGAAATGCACGACACTGGCTTCAAAATCGATTCTGACGAAGGCCCCTGGGTAACTGGTAAAGAATTCGACGAAGGCAACACAGGCCACCGTCCGGGCGTTAAGGGTGGTTACTTCCCGGTACCGCCAGTTGACTCTGCACAAGACCTGCGTGCTGAAATGACAACGATCGCGAAGGAAATGGGCCTTCCGATGGATAAGCACCACCACGAAGTTGCACCGTCTCAGCACGAACTGGGCATGATGTTCGGTAAACTGATCGAAACTGCTGATAACGTACAAACTTACAAATACGTTGTTCACATGGTTGCTCACGGCTTTGGCAAAACAGCCACATTCATGCCGAAACCGATCTCTGGTGATAACGGTTCTGGCATGCACACACACCAGTCTATCTGGAAAGATGGCAAGCCGCTGTTTGCTGGTAACGGTTATGCTGACTTGTCTGACATGTGCCTGTACTACATCGGTGGTATCATCAAGCACGCTAAAGCGCTGAACGCTTTCACAAACCCGTCTACAAACTCTTACAAGCGTTTGATCCCGGGTTTCGAAGCACCGGTACTGCTGGCATACTCTGCTCGTAACCGTTCTGCTTCTTGCCGTATCCCGTTCTCTCCGTCACCGAAAGGTAAGCGCGTTGAGATCCGCTTCCCGGATGCGACTGCGAACCCATACCTGGCCTTCACTGCAATGATGATGGCTGGTCTTGACGGTATCCAGAACAAAATCCACCCGGGTGATGCAATGGACAAAAACCTCTATGACTTGCCGGCTGAAGAACTGGCTGAAGTCCCGACTGTTGCAGGTTCCCTGCGCGAAGCTCTGGAATCTCTGGATGCAGATCGTGAGTTCCTGAAAAAAGGCGGCGTCATGGACGACGACATGATCGACGGTTACCTGGAGCTCAAGTGGGAAGAAGTATACAACTTCGAACACGCTCCGCACCCGATCGAGTTCAAAATGTATTATTCTTCTTAA
- a CDS encoding SprT family zinc-dependent metalloprotease — protein sequence MNIEARNIDVSGIPVAVVRKDIKNLHLSVYPPDGRVRIAVPTYIDDEAIRMAVISKLAWIRNQQKSFRDQPRQTPRECITGESHYFFGQRYLLNVEVTDAKPYLQLRGKKKIDLFINEGMGTEKREALFIAWHRSELKKVIPDLISKWEKKIGVTVNDWGVKRMRTKWGSCNIAAGRIWLNLELAKKPIQCVEYIIVHEMVHLLERHHNHRFIELMDQFMPTWRTNRDLLNSMPLAHEDWKY from the coding sequence GTGAATATTGAAGCACGTAATATTGATGTAAGCGGTATCCCCGTTGCAGTTGTTCGCAAAGACATTAAGAACTTACACTTGTCTGTATATCCGCCAGACGGGCGTGTTCGTATTGCCGTACCAACTTACATTGATGATGAAGCAATCCGTATGGCGGTCATTTCCAAATTGGCATGGATCAGAAACCAGCAGAAAAGTTTTCGGGACCAACCAAGGCAAACGCCCCGCGAGTGTATTACTGGGGAAAGTCACTATTTCTTTGGTCAGCGATACTTGTTGAATGTCGAGGTTACGGACGCGAAACCATATCTGCAACTGCGCGGCAAAAAGAAGATCGATTTGTTTATCAATGAAGGAATGGGGACTGAAAAACGTGAAGCTCTGTTCATCGCTTGGCACCGTAGTGAACTCAAGAAAGTTATCCCAGATTTGATTTCTAAATGGGAAAAGAAAATCGGTGTTACGGTTAATGACTGGGGAGTGAAACGGATGCGGACCAAATGGGGTAGTTGCAATATTGCCGCCGGTCGCATTTGGTTAAATCTTGAACTGGCTAAGAAGCCCATACAGTGCGTCGAATATATTATTGTGCATGAGATGGTCCATCTGCTCGAACGGCATCACAATCACCGTTTTATAGAGCTTATGGACCAATTCATGCCAACATGGCGCACCAACCGCGATCTGCTTAATTCGATGCCGCTGGCGCACGAAGACTGGAAATATTAA
- a CDS encoding type I restriction endonuclease subunit R produces the protein MRQTLSDNLFTIAANDVSDQETYLYIDKKMSDHELFQAVCRVNRLDGDEKEYGYIIDYKDLFKSLEKSINDYTGGAFDAYDKSDVAGLLEDRLTKAAESLRTAREAVKALCENVEKPSNTMAYIRFFSAEDNSDASALKRNEMKRHMFYKLTGAYIRSYANLANEMEEAGFSEGEIATIQKEVEHYADARKEVMVNAKENIDMKRYEPGMRRLIDQYIRAEESETISAFEDMTLIDLIVERGVDAINDLPPGILKDQEAVAETIENNVRSTIIEEQPVNPKYYEQMSQLLDALIKARKEQAIEYKKYLEKIVELTTKVKKPDADRDYPSSVNSPAKRALFDNLGSDEETAIRVDQAIVLTKKANWRGHSMKERELFLAIKSVVADKGFDPEEIFEIVKNQSEY, from the coding sequence ATGCGCCAAACACTGAGCGATAACCTTTTCACGATAGCTGCAAATGACGTTTCCGATCAGGAAACCTATCTCTATATCGACAAGAAGATGTCGGACCACGAATTGTTCCAAGCGGTGTGCCGCGTGAACAGGTTGGATGGTGACGAGAAGGAGTATGGTTACATCATTGATTACAAGGACCTGTTTAAGTCTCTTGAAAAATCCATCAATGACTATACCGGTGGTGCGTTTGATGCTTATGACAAATCCGACGTAGCCGGGCTTTTAGAAGATCGATTGACCAAAGCGGCAGAGAGCCTAAGAACGGCCCGTGAAGCTGTAAAAGCATTGTGTGAGAATGTTGAAAAGCCAAGCAACACGATGGCTTATATTCGTTTCTTTTCTGCCGAAGACAATAGTGATGCCAGTGCCTTAAAACGCAACGAAATGAAGCGTCACATGTTCTACAAGCTGACCGGGGCATACATCCGCTCATATGCCAATCTTGCCAACGAAATGGAAGAAGCCGGTTTCAGCGAAGGTGAAATCGCAACCATTCAGAAAGAAGTTGAACACTACGCGGACGCTCGTAAAGAGGTAATGGTGAATGCCAAGGAAAATATCGATATGAAACGATATGAGCCGGGCATGCGTCGGTTGATCGATCAGTATATCAGAGCGGAAGAAAGTGAAACTATCTCCGCATTTGAGGATATGACACTGATTGACCTGATTGTTGAGCGTGGTGTAGATGCAATCAACGATTTACCACCGGGCATTCTCAAGGACCAAGAAGCGGTTGCTGAGACAATCGAAAACAATGTCCGTAGCACCATTATCGAAGAACAACCGGTCAATCCGAAATATTATGAACAAATGTCACAGTTGCTCGATGCGTTGATTAAGGCTCGAAAAGAACAGGCCATTGAGTATAAGAAATATCTGGAAAAAATCGTTGAACTGACGACGAAGGTTAAAAAGCCTGACGCAGATCGAGATTATCCGTCATCGGTGAACTCTCCGGCTAAACGCGCTTTGTTCGATAACTTGGGCAGCGACGAAGAAACCGCTATTCGGGTCGATCAGGCGATTGTTTTGACCAAAAAAGCAAATTGGCGTGGGCACAGTATGAAGGAACGAGAACTCTTTCTTGCTATCAAATCTGTTGTCGCAGATAAGGGCTTCGACCCGGAAGAAATCTTTGAGATTGTGAAGAACCAAAGTGAATATTGA
- a CDS encoding tyrosine-type recombinase/integrase: MGENIPYITTRTNKSGSLRYYWQRSGHKIVRLPSDPIDRANLAIRLNNAADQKVEINLAWAEDTLGWVIAKYKNSADYKALAKGTLKYYKRFLNDILELGGEMPFDEISRADVIDFVESYPKDSQRKHCSAVLRNLFNEAMYRGCASHNLASNLRLAEMGSRTQIWQQEDIDSWKKAAKKHEKADALILAFDMLLYTAQRPIDVLASKWSQYTDDNIILVRQQKTKTLVGLPAHRDLKKALEIARDKRTSETIVSNKNRQMSYSVFRKAFVQICAMAGIRDLQPRDLRRTAVVRLGQAGCTIPQIASVSGHTIDTTTQILEKYLPRRVELAMAAIQNLENAEDSKKLATLTPEPK, translated from the coding sequence ATGGGCGAGAACATTCCATACATTACGACCAGAACAAATAAATCTGGTTCATTACGATACTACTGGCAGCGGAGCGGACATAAAATTGTCCGCCTTCCCTCTGATCCGATTGATCGAGCAAACTTAGCCATTCGCCTCAATAACGCAGCAGACCAAAAGGTAGAGATTAACCTCGCATGGGCAGAAGACACACTTGGCTGGGTAATTGCGAAATACAAAAACAGTGCTGATTACAAAGCGCTCGCAAAGGGGACTCTCAAGTATTACAAACGGTTCTTGAACGATATTCTGGAACTCGGCGGAGAGATGCCTTTCGACGAAATCAGCCGTGCCGATGTAATTGATTTTGTAGAAAGCTACCCTAAAGACTCACAACGCAAACATTGTTCTGCGGTTCTGCGTAATCTATTCAACGAAGCCATGTATCGTGGATGCGCTTCTCACAACCTTGCATCAAACCTTCGTTTGGCGGAGATGGGTTCACGTACTCAAATTTGGCAGCAAGAAGATATTGATTCGTGGAAGAAGGCAGCTAAGAAGCATGAAAAAGCCGATGCGTTGATCTTGGCCTTCGATATGCTCCTCTACACTGCTCAACGCCCCATCGATGTATTGGCATCCAAATGGAGCCAATACACCGATGATAACATCATCTTGGTTCGCCAACAAAAAACCAAAACACTTGTTGGCCTACCCGCACACCGGGATTTAAAGAAAGCGTTGGAAATTGCCCGTGACAAGCGTACCAGTGAAACCATCGTATCCAATAAAAATCGTCAAATGTCTTACAGCGTTTTCCGCAAGGCGTTTGTTCAAATCTGCGCCATGGCTGGTATCCGTGATTTACAACCACGCGACCTTCGCCGCACCGCGGTTGTTCGTTTGGGACAAGCTGGCTGCACAATTCCCCAGATTGCATCCGTGTCTGGACACACCATCGATACTACGACGCAAATTCTTGAAAAGTACCTTCCTCGCCGAGTGGAATTGGCAATGGCAGCGATACAAAATCTTGAGAATGCCGAAGATAGTAAGAAGCTAGCCACTCTAACGCCGGAGCCAAAATAG